In Myxocyprinus asiaticus isolate MX2 ecotype Aquarium Trade chromosome 3, UBuf_Myxa_2, whole genome shotgun sequence, the following proteins share a genomic window:
- the LOC127424275 gene encoding transcription initiation factor TFIID subunit 1-like isoform X2 — protein MSDSDSDEDQDRPFHLTGFLFGNINENGQLEDDSVLDTESKKHLAGLGSLGLGSLITEITASEEETADNEPDQSNIDSEGWVRSTEDAVDYSDISEVAEDETRKYRQAMGSLQPARRADEGDDYDADCEDVDSKLMPPPPPPSLPIPAKKEDTPTQNSSVSDEGDGIILPSIIAPSSVGDKVDFSSSSDSESESDRPSQGSGTGGQRQMCLTLPLAGIMQKDAAKALPGVTELFPEFRPGKVLRFLRLFGPGKNMPSVWRSARRKRKRKQREPLADTAPGDNESDPPEGEAKKKSGWDYEHAPPPPPEQCLSDDEITMMAPVESKFMQVSGEGDKVSEVRPKVAEWRYGPAQLWYDMLGVPEDGSGFHYGFKLRDEQQQDSTETAAETTVNAPASAPVIEQAQQQDAYDEGEDVSQMQDEMFLMVTQLQWEDDIIWNGDEVKHKGTKTQRASLAGWLPTSMTRNANAYNAQQGLSRSNSQLVPLTPPPLAKTPSITGSKREKNSHDHQAHEDDSPWFSIFPIDNEELVYGRWEDNIIWDDQCMDCLPSPPILTLDPNDENIILEIPDEKEERASHSPSKDNKKETALKKSRILLGKTGVIKDEPQQNMSQPEIKDPWNLSNDEFYYPKQQGLRGSFGGNIIQHSIPTVELRQPFFPTHMGPMKLRLFHRPSLKKYSFGALSQPGQHPVQPLLKHIKKKAKMREQERQASGGGDMFFMRTAQDLTGKDGDLILAEYSEEYPPLLMQVGMATKIKNYYKRKPGKDPGAPDCKYGETVYCHTSPFLGSLHPGQLLQAFENNLFRAPVYLHKMPETDFLIIRTRQGYLIRELVDIFVVGQECPLYEVPGPNSKRANTHIRDFLQVFIYRLFWKSKDRPRRIRMEDIKKAFPSHSESSIRKRLKLCADFKRTGMDSNWWVLKPDFRLPTEEEIRALVSPEQCCAYYSMLVAEQRLKDAGYGDKSFFAPDEENEEEFQMKIDDEVRTAPWNTTRAFIAAMKGKCLLEVTGVADPTGCGEGFSYVKVPNKPTQQKDDREPQPVKKTVTGTDADLRRLSLKNAKQLLRKFGVPEEEIKKLSRWEVIDVVRTMSTEQARSGEGPMSKFARGSRFSVAEHQERYKEECQRIFDLQNKVLESTEVLSTDTDSSSAEDSDFEEMGKNIENMLQNKKTSSQLSREREEQERKELQRMLMGEDNERERGRKEQRKGCMSSALSTSSHKDDDASSVTSLNSSATGRRMKIYRTFCDEDGKEYVRCETVRKPSVIDAYLRIRTTKDNDFIRKFALFDEQHREEMRKERRRIQEQLRRLKRNQEKDKFKGPPEKKAKKAKERPDLKLKCGACGAIGHMRTNKFCPLYYQTNAPPSNPVAMTEEQEEELEKTVIHNDNEELIKVEGTKIVLGKQLIESADEVRRKSLVLKFPKQQLPPKKKRRVGTTAHCDYLNRPHKSIHRRRTDPMVTLSSVLESIINDMRDLPNTYPFHTPVNGKVIKDYYKIITRPMDLQTLRENVRKRIYPSREEFRESVELIFKNSATYNGAKHLLTLVAQSMLNLCDEKLKEKEERLVRLEKAINPLLDDDDQVAFSFILDNIVTQKMMAVPGSWPFHHPVNKKFVPDYYKVIINPMDLDTLRKNISKHKYQNREIFLADVSLIHANSVKYNGPDSPYTKTALEIVNLCKQTLAEYDEHLTQLEKDISTAKEAALDAADLESLDPLTPGPYTPQPDLCESNVSVSLQGDSSLLAEATLIPSTPDKRGGQGRHRGRMGEDESDVDIEGYEEDDDGKPKTPAPAEEGDLDDDDEEDDDDELLMRPQRRMHGDEEEEDEGSSRQQQASVLYQDLLMSDAEDDASEEEGDNPFCSIQLSESGSDSDADLGHQESTRIGLEQEESMMSYEGDGPDEETHMEDSNVSYGSYDDGDSQMQRRVSSPGTGERDVEGVYGMSEEEEEEEDERRRGPSVLTQVQLSDDEEDSEEFRSVGGDIDMDSDN, from the exons ATGTCAGACTCTGACAGTGACGAGGACCAGGACCGTCCCTTCCACTTGACAGGGTTTCTGTTTGGCAACATCAATGAGAACGGTCAGCTGGAGGATGACAGCGTGCTGGATACG GAGTCAAAGAAGCACCTGGCTGGTCTGGGCTCTCTGGGTTTGGGTTCACTTATTACAGAGATCACAGCCAGTGAGGAGGAAACAGCTGACAACGAGCCAGACCAGAGCAACATTGATTCAGAAg GATGGGTAAGGAGCACTGAAGATGCTGTTGATTACTCTGATATTAGTGAAGTTGCAGAGGATGAAACCCGCAAATACAGACAGGCCATGGGCAGCCTGCAGCCAGCACGGAGAGCAG ATGAAGGTGATGACTATGATGCTGATTGTGAGGACGTTGATTCCAAACTCATGCCTCCGCCCCCTCCCCCTAGTCTGCCAATCCCTGCAAAGAAAGAGGACACACCCACTCAGAACAGCAGTG tgagTGATGAGGGTGATGGCATCATCCTGCCTTCCATTATTGCTCCATCATCTGTGGGAGATAAGGTTGACTTCAGTAGTTCATCAgacagtgagagtgagagtgatcGACCGTCTCAGGGTTCAGGGACAGGAGGACAGAGACAGATGTGCCTCACCCTCCCTCTTGCAGGCATTATGCAGAAAGATGCGGCTAAAGCTCTGCCAGGAGTCACAGAACTTTTTCCTGAGTTCAGACCTGGAAAG GTGTTGCGGTTCTTGCGGTTGTTTGGTCCTGGTAAGAACATGCCGTCTGTTTGGCGAAGCGCTCGCAGGAAACGGAAACGAAAGCAGAGAGAGCCACTGGCAGACACGGCCCCAGGTGACAACGAATCGGATCCACCTGAGGGAGAAGCTAAGAAAAAATCAGGGTGGGACTATGAACATGCACCTCCACCACCACCAGAGCAGTGTCTGTCTGATGATGAG ATCACCATGATGGCTCCAGTGGAGTCTAAGTTCATGCAGGTATCTGGTGAGGGTGATAAAGTGTCAGAGGTGAGGCCAAAGGTGGCAGAGTGGCGTTATGGTCCAGCACAGCTTTGGTACGACATGCTCGGCGTACCAGAGGATGGGAGTGGCTTCCATTATGGATTTAAACTCAGAGATGAACAACAGCAGGACAGTACTGAAACAGCGGCAGAAACTACTGTGAATGCACCAGCATCTGCACCAGTCATCGAGCAGGCACAGCAACAAGATGCTTATGATGAG GGGGAGGATGTCTCTCAGATGCAGGATGAGATGTTTTTAATGGTGACCCAGCTGCAGTGGGAGGATGACATCATCTGGAATGGAGATGAGGTGAAACACAAGGGCACAAAGACCCAGCGTGCCAGTCTGGCCGGGTGGCTGCCTACTAGCATGACCCGTAATGCCAATGCTTACAACGCTCAGCAGG GTCTAAGTCGCAGTAATTCTCAACTTGTGCCCCTGACTCCTCCCCCTCTGGCCAAAACTCCATCCATAACAGGatccaaaagagaaaaaaacagccACGATCATCAAG CTCATGAGGATGACTCCCCGTGGTTCTCCATATTCCCGATTGATAATGAGGAGCTTGTGTATGGACGTTGGGAAGACAACATAATCTGGGATGATCAGTGTATGGACTGCCTTCCTTCTCCTCCCATTCTCACTCTTGACCCCAATGATGAAAACATCATACTCG AGATCCCAGATGAAAAAGAGGAAAGAGCCTCTCATTCCCCCTCCAAAGACAACAAGAAAGAGACGGCACTGAAGAAAAGTCGCATTCTCCTCGGAAAGACTGGCGTCATCAAAGATGAGCCTCAACAg AATATGTCCCAGCCAGAGATTAAGGATCCCTGGAATCTGTCCAATGATGAGTTCTACTACCCCAAACAGCAGGGGCTCAGAGGATCCTTTGGAGGAAACATCATCCAG CACTCTATTCCTACTGTGGAGTTGAGGCAGCCATTCTTCCCCACTCACATGGGACCCATGAAACTGCGTCTGTTCCATCGACCATCCCTGAAGAAGTACTCTTTTGGAGCACTGTCCCAGCCTGGCCAGCACCCGGTCCAACCCCTCCTCAAACACATTAAGAAGAAGGCTAAG ATGCGAGAGCAGGAGCGTCAGGCATCGGGTGGAGGGGACATGTTCTTCATGCGCACAGCGCAGGATCTTACGGGAAAAGATGGAGATCTCATTTTGGCAGAATATAGCGAGGAGTATCCTCCGCTTCTCATGCAAGTCGGCATGGCAACCAAGATCAAGAACTACTACAAAAGA AAACCAGGTAAAGACCCAGGAGCACCTGACTGTAAATATGGAGAGACTGTTTACTGTCACACATCACCTTTCCTGGGATCTTTGCACCCTGGACAACTACTGCAG GCTTTTGAAAATAACTTGTTCAGAGCTCCAGTCTATCTGCATAAGATGCCCGAGACGGATTTCCTGATTATCCGGACGCGGCAGGGTTACTTAATAAGAGAACTGGTAGACATATTTGTGGTGGGACAGGAATGTCCTCTCTATGAGGTGCCAGGGCCCAACTCAAAACGAGCCAACACACACATTCGAGACTTCCTACAG gtgTTCATCTATCGTCTGTTCTGGAAGAGTAAAGATCGTCCTCGGCGTATACGTATGGAGGACATAAAGAAGGCTTTTCCCTCTCACTCTGAGAGTAGCATCCGCAAACGCCTCAAACTCTGTGCCGACTTTAAACGCACAG GAATGGATTCTAACTGGTGGGTACTAAAGCCTGATTTTCGGCTTCCTACTGAAGAGGAGATCAGAGCATTGGTCTCTCCTGAGCAGTGCTGTGCGTACTACAGTATGCTGGTAGCAGAGCAGAGACTAAAG GATGCTGGGTATGGTGATAAGTCATTCTTTGCACCTGACGAAGAGAATGAGGAAGAATTCCAGATGAAGATTGATGATGAG GTGCGCACTGCCCCATGGAACACAACCAGGGCATTCATTGCAGCCATGAAGGGAAAGTGTCTCCTGGAGGTCACAGGGGTTGCTGACCCCACCGGTTGTGGAGAAGGATTCTCATATGTTAAAGTCCCCAATAAACCTACACAGCAGAAG GATGATCGAGAGCCCCAGCCAGTGAAAAAGACTGTGACAGGAACTGACGCGGATCTCCGACGCCTGTCCCTCAAAAATGCCAAACAGCTGCTCCGCAAGTTTGGAGTTCCTGAGGAAGAG atAAAGAAACTTTCCCGTTGGGAGGTGATCGACGTCGTGAGGACAATGTCTACCGAGCAGGCTCGTTCAGGGGAGGGGCCTATGAGTAAATTTGCCCGTGGGTCTCGGTTCTCTGTAGCAGAACATCAGGAACGTTATAAAGAGGAGTGCCAGAGGATCTTTGACCTGCAGAACAA GGTGTTGGAGTCCACAGAGGTGTTGTCCACAGACACAGACAGCAGTTCGGCAGAGGACAGTGATTTTGAGGAGATGGGCAAAAACATTGAGAACATGCTACAGAATAAGAAAACCAGCTCTCAGctgagcagagagagagaagaacaggAGAGGAAAGAACTGCAGCGGATGCTGATGGGAGAGGACAACGAGAGAGAGAGGGGCCGCAAGGAACAACGCAAAggctgtatgt CGAGTGCCCTGTCCACGAGCTCTCACAAAGATGATGATGCATCCTCCGTCACTAGCCTGAACTCATCTGCAACAGGGCGAAGAATGAAGATTTATCGCACATTCTGTGATGAGGATGGAAAAGAGTATGTGCGCTGTGAGACTGTCCGCAAACCATCTGTAATTGATGCTTATTTGCGAATACGCACCACAAAGGACAATGACTTCAT TCGTAAGTTTGCGTTGTTTGACGAGCAGCACAGGGAGGAGATGAGAAAGGAACGCAGAAGGATTCAGGAGCAACTGCGACGCCTCAAACGAAATCAGGAGAAAGACAAATTTAAAGGTCCACCTGAGAAAAAAGCCAAGAAGGCCAAAGAACGACCAGACCTGAAG CTGAAATGTGGAGCTTGTGGTGCAATTGGCCACATGAGGACTAATAAGTTTTGCCCGTTGTACTACCAAACCAATGCGCCGCCCTCTAATCCGGTGGCCATGACTGAGGAACAGGAAGAGGAGCTGGAGAAGACAGTGATCCACAATGACAATGAAGAACTCATCAAAGTTGAAGGAACCAAGATTGTGCTCGGAAAGCAGCTCATTGAGAG TGCCGATGAAGTACGGCGAAAATCTCTGGTTCTGAAGTTCCCCAAACAACAGCTTCCTCCCAAAAAGAAAAGACGTGTTGGGACAACTGCGCACTGTGACTACCTTAAT CGTCCTCATAAGTCCATCCATCGCAGAAGGACAGATCCCATGGTCACGCTCTCCTCCGTTCTGGAGAGCATCATCAATGACATGAGAGACCTTCCTAAT ACGTACCCATTTCACACGCCTGTGAATGGCAAAGTCATTAAGGATTATTACAAGATCATCACACGGCCAATGGACCTGCAGACATTACGTGAAAACGTGCGCAAGCGCATTTACCCATCTCGAGAAGAGTTCAGAGAGAGCGTCGAACTCATCTTCAAAAACAGTGCCACGTATAATG gtgcAAAGCATCTCTTAACCCTTGTTGCTCAGTCGATGCTGAATCTGTGTGACGAGAAACTGAAGGAG AAAGAGGAGCGTTTGGTTCGTTTGGAGAAAGCCATTAATCCTCTTCTGGATGACGATGATCAAGTCGCTTTCTCCTTCATCCTTGACAACATTGTCACTCAGAAGATGATGGCCGTTCCTGGC tCATGGCCCTTCCATCATCCTGTAAATAAGAAGTTTGTTCCTGATTATTATAAAGTCATCATCAACCCCATGGACCTTGACACACTTCGCAAG aacatCTCAAAGCACAAGTATCAGAACCGGGAGATATTTCTTGCTGATGTCAGTCTTATCCACGCCAACAGCGTCAAGTACAATG GGCCTGACAGCCCATATACCAAAACAGCTCTGGAAATTGTGAACCTCTGCAAGCAGACTTTAGCAGAG TATGATGAACACCTGACTCAGCTGGAGAAGGATATCTCTACTGCTAAAGAAGCCGCTCTGGATGCCGCAGATCTGGAGAGCTTAGACCCATTGACCCCTGGACCATACACACCACaa cCTGATTTGTGTGAGAGCAATGTATCTGTGAGTTTGCAGGGAGATTCTAGTCTGTTAGCAGAGGCTACGCTAATCCCTTCCACCCCTGACAAAAGAGGGGGGCAG GGTCGTCACAGAGGCAGGATGGGTGAGGATGAGTCTGATGTGGACATTGAAGGATATGAGGAAGATGATGATGGCAAACCTAAAACACCTGCTCCG GCTGAAGAGGGAGATCTGGATGATGACGATGAAGAGGATGATGACGATGAGCTCCTCATGCGGCCACAGAGGCGTATGCATGgggatgaagaggaggaggatgaaggcTCCAGTCGGCAACAACAGGCCAGTGTGCTCTACCAGGATCTGCTGATGTCAGATGCAGAAGATGACGCCAGTGAGGAGGAGGGAGACAATCCATtctgct CCATCCAACTGTCAGAGAGTGGCAGTGATAGTGATGCTGACCTGGGGCATCAGGAAAGCACCCGGATTGGACTAGAGCAGGAAGAGAGTATGATGTCATATGAAGGGGATGGGCCTGATGAGGAAACACACATGGAGGACAGCAACGTCAG